GAAGTCTTCGCGGCCCGAAAGGGCCGGACGGGCGAGCGCGTCGCGCTGAAGGTGCTGCCGCTGCGGACGTTCCGCGAGCGCGCCGCCGCTGAGGCGGAGGTCGGCCGGATCGACCACCCCCGGCTCATGACCGTGCACGACTCCGTCGTCGACGAGCGGCGTGGCGTCGTCGGCCTCGTGATGGACCTCGCCAACGAAGGTGACCTGCGCAACGCCCTGCGCGGCGCCGGCGCGCCGACGCCCATCGAGATGGTGCAGATCACCGACGACGTGCTGGCGGCGCTCGAAGCGCTCCACGCCGTCGGGCTTGTCCATCGCGACATCAAACCCGAGAACATCATGCTCGAGCGCGTCGACGGGGTTCTCCGAGCGCGCCTGGGCGACATGGGCATCGTGCGCCCGATCGACCGCACCCGCAGCACCGGTTCCGTCCTCGGCACCGACCTCTACATCGCGCCCGAAGTGCACGACGGCGGGGCGCCGTCGGCGGCTGCCGACCTGTGGGCCGTCGGTTACGTGCTGTACGAGGGCCTCTTCGGGGCGCCACCCCACGCCCACGCCAAGACGGCGTACCAGGCGATCGGCCTGCTGCGCGCCGAAGGTCCGAACCGACCGCCGAACGTTCCCGACGCGATTTGGAACGTGGTGGCGGCGCTGCTCTCGCCGTTGCCTGACAGACGGCCCGAGTCGGCACGCGCCGCCCGGGCCCTGCTCGACTCGGCCCGGCCCGCCGCCGAGAACGCGTCGATCGCGCTTGACGCTCCGCCCGACCTCGCGGGCGCGGCGCGCCGGCAGGGCACGCGCCGCCGCTCGACGGGACGCGCCGCCGACGGCTTCGTTCGCCCGACGCCGCGCTACGAGCGCAACTCCACGGTGGCGCGTGTTCTCGCCGGCGCGGCGATGATCGCGCTCGTCGTCGGTGGCCTGGCGTGGGCCGGTGGTCGCGACCGCTTCACGTTGCTGGGCAACGCGCCCGAGACGATCGGCGCCGTGCGCTCACTCACACCGCTGCCACCCGAGTCCAACACAATCGTGCCGACGCAGTATCAGTGGCGCCTGAAGCAGGGCACGCTCACCGGCCGTTTGGACGTGACGAATCCGTCGAACCAGCCGACGTTGGCCACCGAGATACCAGAGTTGTTCCCCCAGAGCGCCGTGCGCGGCAACGTGCTCGCTCTCGTCGGTCACGACGAGCCGGTCCAAAGGCAGAGCGACGGTTCGGTGCTCGTGCACTTCGACGTGCCGCCGATCGCGCCGCATCAACACCACGTCGTCGCCTTTCGTATGTCGGTTCCGACATCGGTGAGTGACGCCGTGCTGTTGGCGCGACTGGTGCGCGACCGCCAGGCCGCGATCTCACGCCACGCGCTGGCGCTCAGCGACGCGCCGACGTTGGCGTCGGTGTCCCTCGACCTTGTACCGGCGTCGGTCACCGTCGGCCAGCGCGCCGTCGCGAACGTGCACGGCGCCACTCCCTACGGCCAGGACGCGCCGGCGGCGTTGCTCAAGGACGCGCAACTGCAGGTCATCGGGAGCACGGGCATCGTGCGCGTCGACGGCTTGAGCGTCGTGGGCGTCGCCCCCGGTGCGGTGGTCGTGCGCGTGATTGTCGGCAATCTGCATGCCGACACGCCGGTAACCGTCGTCGCGGCGCCCGTCACCACTCCGAAGACCACGACCGTGCCGCGCGTCCACCGTGTGCCCACGACCGAGACGACGCTGATCGAGGAGGAGGAACCTCCTCCGCCGCCGCGGGATTACTCGGTGTGAGCAGCTTCGACGTCGCGCTGCTGATCGTGACCGACGCGGGCGAACGACCCGTCGTCGCCACCGTGTCCGATCACACGCTCGTCGCCGATCTGGCGGCCGCCGCCAGCGGTTCGGCTTCCGTGCCCCTCGCCCGTCTCGGCGAACGCCTCGATCCGGCGGCCACGCTGGCCGACGCCGGCGTTTGTGCCGGCGACACTCTGCGAGTCGGTGAGTCGGTGGTCGGTGACTGGAAGCGGCTCGGCCCGGAACTCCGGGTGATCGGTGGCGTCGATGCCGGGCAGCGCCGGCGCATTACTGAAGGCACGCTGGTCGTGGGACGCGACGCCGCCGCCGACTTCGTCCTGTCGTCCCTCGGCGTCTCGCGGCGCCATGCCGAACTGCACTGGACCGGCGCCGAAGTCGTCGTGCGTGACCTGGGTTCGCGCCACGGCACGTTCGTCGACGGCGAACGGATCCCGCCGGGCGACGCGCTCGCCGTCGCTCCGTACGCCGCCATAGAAGTCGGAGACAGCGTGCTCACTGTGGCCGCGGGCCCCGAGCCGGCGCCGGTCGTCGAGCGCGGCAGGTTCCGGTTGGCGAAGACCGACAACGCGCCGCGTCGGTCGTACGCCCCCTTCGTCATGCCCAGCGCCGGGGCGATTGCGTTCGCCGCGGCCGCCGGTGGTGCGCCACTACCGGTCACCCTGGCGGCGACGCCGGCAGCGCTGCTCGCCGGATTCGGCGTCGACCGGGTCTTGGCGCGCCGGGCCCAACGGCGCCTCGACGACGCGCACACCGCCCGTCTCGCGTCGATCGGCGCCGACATGCGCCTCGAAGCGAACGCGGTGGCGCGCGCGGGACGAGCGTTGCATCCGGATCCGGCGGCCCTACTCAGCCTCCTGGAGCGACGGAGCGCGTCGTTGTGGTCGCGGCCGGGCGACGATCTCGTGGTGCGCGTCGGGTTGGATGCCGACGCGCACGCGGTGGCGGTCGACGCCGACGACGCCGACGCCAAGGTTTTGGCTCCGGCGGGCGTCGCCCATGCCGTACCGATCACCGTGGCGTGCGACGGCGAGCCGCTCGCCGTCATCGGGCCCGAGCCGTTTCTCGACGACCTGTTCACGTGGCTCGTCGTGCAGGCCGCGGTCGCGCTGCGCCCCGACGACGTCGAGTTGCTGGTCGCCAGCGACGATCTCGACCGGTGGGCGTGGACGGCGCTGTTGCCGCACGCGCGCGCCCAAGTGGTCGTGTCCTCAGGTGCCGTGGCGAGCGGACTGCCGAGCGCCGAGCGCGCCCGCCGCCTCGTCGTGCTCGATCGCGTGCCGGCCGTGGCCACCGGTCCGAACGACGTCGTGTTGTTCCGGCACGAGACGAACGGCGGCCGTCACGGCGACGGCGTCGTCATCCGCGCGACGCGCCCGACTCGGGTGAGCGTCTCGACGCGGCACGCGGCGTCGTCGGCGGTGTTGGCGGACGTACCGGCGGCCGCTTCGGGCTACGCACTCTCGGTTGCGATGCATCTCGCAGCGCTCGGCGGCCACCGCCGCGGACGAAACGCCCTGCCGGCGCGGGTTCGTTTACCCGACATCGTGCCGGCGGTGACCAACGCCGCGGCGATCGCTCGCGGCTGGCGCCGCGCCGTCGACCCGGTGGTGGCAGTCGTCGGTGCCGACGAACACGGCCCAGTGGCGGTGACGCTCGCCGGCGCGGCGAGCCACATGCTCGTCGCCGGCACCACGGGCGCGGGCAAGACCCGCCTGCTCGAAACGCTCGCGCTCGGCCTCGCCGCCA
Above is a genomic segment from Acidimicrobiales bacterium containing:
- a CDS encoding FHA domain-containing protein → MSSFDVALLIVTDAGERPVVATVSDHTLVADLAAAASGSASVPLARLGERLDPAATLADAGVCAGDTLRVGESVVGDWKRLGPELRVIGGVDAGQRRRITEGTLVVGRDAAADFVLSSLGVSRRHAELHWTGAEVVVRDLGSRHGTFVDGERIPPGDALAVAPYAAIEVGDSVLTVAAGPEPAPVVERGRFRLAKTDNAPRRSYAPFVMPSAGAIAFAAAAGGAPLPVTLAATPAALLAGFGVDRVLARRAQRRLDDAHTARLASIGADMRLEANAVARAGRALHPDPAALLSLLERRSASLWSRPGDDLVVRVGLDADAHAVAVDADDADAKVLAPAGVAHAVPITVACDGEPLAVIGPEPFLDDLFTWLVVQAAVALRPDDVELLVASDDLDRWAWTALLPHARAQVVVSSGAVASGLPSAERARRLVVLDRVPAVATGPNDVVLFRHETNGGRHGDGVVIRATRPTRVSVSTRHAASSAVLADVPAAASGYALSVAMHLAALGGHRRGRNALPARVRLPDIVPAVTNAAAIARGWRRAVDPVVAVVGADEHGPVAVTLAGAASHMLVAGTTGAGKTRLLETLALGLAANYSPSALNLMTIDFKGGNELAGATRR
- a CDS encoding serine/threonine-protein kinase translates to MAWKLGPYRVEDKPFAAGATAEVFAARKGRTGERVALKVLPLRTFRERAAAEAEVGRIDHPRLMTVHDSVVDERRGVVGLVMDLANEGDLRNALRGAGAPTPIEMVQITDDVLAALEALHAVGLVHRDIKPENIMLERVDGVLRARLGDMGIVRPIDRTRSTGSVLGTDLYIAPEVHDGGAPSAAADLWAVGYVLYEGLFGAPPHAHAKTAYQAIGLLRAEGPNRPPNVPDAIWNVVAALLSPLPDRRPESARAARALLDSARPAAENASIALDAPPDLAGAARRQGTRRRSTGRAADGFVRPTPRYERNSTVARVLAGAAMIALVVGGLAWAGGRDRFTLLGNAPETIGAVRSLTPLPPESNTIVPTQYQWRLKQGTLTGRLDVTNPSNQPTLATEIPELFPQSAVRGNVLALVGHDEPVQRQSDGSVLVHFDVPPIAPHQHHVVAFRMSVPTSVSDAVLLARLVRDRQAAISRHALALSDAPTLASVSLDLVPASVTVGQRAVANVHGATPYGQDAPAALLKDAQLQVIGSTGIVRVDGLSVVGVAPGAVVVRVIVGNLHADTPVTVVAAPVTTPKTTTVPRVHRVPTTETTLIEEEEPPPPPRDYSV